From Nicotiana tabacum cultivar K326 chromosome 22, ASM71507v2, whole genome shotgun sequence, one genomic window encodes:
- the LOC107773262 gene encoding putative LRR receptor-like serine/threonine-protein kinase RKF3, whose translation MIDSIIYSNSTILCSLPHLHHQNHVLLLFTKILIIFFLLNNCVTFTMFPLLHLFLFLHLSFPSYVSSQQPSTNSSPASTPCPLDFNALRNLINQSSKRPNLNSTTQCQYIRQGLRLVQSEYLRRKNSFFPPLTSAESCWNSYQSLVNDYVPNFDIRKSCGFQTSWISQGCMNITTRFEFESNVSSSALSNMVSSCNQSLENNSPCATCTTSFSGLASYLNGPSVGNVSDCTAYPSIYAAAFANQFGPTDEGTIKCLFAIDVTATASSGKGKKNVTIIVVVLVCGLVLVFVGFVYWILWRRRKHRLAHKWNNRRIESNLSSRLDSISGSTTLIRFTIDEIKLATKNFARANIVGTGGYGNVYKGVLPGGIEVALKRFKNCSVAGDASFTHEVEVIASVRHVNLVALRGYCTATTPYEGHQRIIVCDLMKNGSLHDHLFGTRYEKLSWGIRQKVALGTARGLAYLHYGAQPGIIHRDIKASNILLDESFEPKVADFGLAKFTPEGMTHLSTRVAGTMGYVAPEYALYGQLTERSDVYSFGVVLLELLSGKKAIIEFNDGQPTLVTDWAWSLVREGRALDVLEDNIPDLGPPEVVEKYVLVAVLCSHPQLYARPTMDQVVNMLDADIPVPTIPERPISLIADLDDIERSVSSSFSGNLSTAAGYQPYIIEREAPLADSDSVKDRSLD comes from the coding sequence ATGATTGATTCTATAATCTACTCCAACTCAACAATTCTTTGTTCTCTCCCTCACCTCCATCACCAAAACCATGTACTATTATTATTCACCAAAAtcctaattattttttttctcttaaacAACTGTGTCACCTTCACCATGTTTCcccttcttcatctcttcctctttCTCCACTTATCATTCCCTAGTTATGTATCATCTCAACAACCTAGTACAAACTCCTCCCCTGCTTCAACCCCATGTCCTCTCGATTTTAACGCACTTCGTAATTTGATAAACCAAAGTTCAAAACGGCCAAATCTGAACTCCACCACACAGTGTCAATACATTCGTCAGGGTTTACGTCTTGTCCAATCTGAATATCTCCGCCGTAAAAACTCTTTCTTTCCGCCACTCACATCCGCCGAATCTTGCTGGAATAGTTACCAGTCTTTGGTCAACGACTATGTACCCAACTTCGATATCCGCAAATCTTGTGGGTTTCAAACTTCTTGGATTTCTCAGGGTTGTATGAATATAACAACCCGTTTCGAGTTCGAGTCTAATGTCTCTTCTTCTGCACTTTCCAACATGGTTTCTTCGTGTAATCAGTCTTTAGAGAACAACTCCCCTTGTGCCACGTGTACCACCAGCTTCTCTGGCCTTGCTTCTTACCTCAATGGACCTTCTGTTGGGAATGTTTCGGATTGTACGGCTTACCCTTCTATTTATGCTGCAGCTTTTGCTAATCAGTTTGGGCCCACTGATGAAGGTACTATAAAGTGCTTGTTTGCTATTGATGTTACTGCTACTGCTAGTTCAGGAAAAGGTAAGAAAAATGTGACTATTATTGTTGTGGTTCTAGTTTGTGGATTGGTATTAGTGTTTGTTGGGTTTGTTTATTGGATTCTGTGGCGGCGGAGGAAACATAGATTGGCTCATAAGTGGAACAATAGGAGGATTGAGAGTAATTTGAGTTCTCGTTTGGATTCAATTAGTGGTAGTACTACTTTGATTAGGTTTACTATAGATGAAATTAAGTTGGCGACCAAGAATTTTGCTAGGGCGAATATAGTTGGGACAGGAGGGTATGGGAATGTGTATAAGGGTGTTTTGCCTGGTGGAATTGAAGTAGCTTTGAAGAGGTTCAAGAATTGTTCAGTTGCTGGGGATGCAAGTTTCACACATGAAGTTGAGGTTATTGCTAGTGTTAGGCATGTTAATTTGGTAGCTTTGAGAGGATATTGCACGGCTACAACTCCTTATGAGGGTCACCAGAGGATTATTGTTTGTGATCTGATGAAGAATGGGAGTCTTCATGATCATTTATTCGGGACGCGATATGAGAAATTGAGTTGGGGTATTAGGCAGAAAGTTGCACTTGGCACTGCTAGAGGTTTGGCTTACTTGCATTATGGAGCACAACCGGGTATTATTCATAGGGATATTAAGGCGAGTAATATACTTTTGGATGAGAGTTTTGAGCCTAAGGTGGCAGATTTTGGATTAGCAAAGTTCACTCCTGAAGGAATGACACATTTGAGCACTCGTGTAGCAGGGACGATGGGATATGTAGCACCCGAGTATGCTTTGTATGGCCAGTTGACAGAGAGGAGTGATGTTTATAGCTTTGGAGTTGTGCTTCTTGAGCTTTTGAGTGGCAAGAAAGCAATAATAGAGTTCAACGATGGGCAGCCGACGCTTGTGACTGATTGGGCATGGTCATTGGTTAGGGAAGGTAGAGCATTAGATGTTCTTGAAGACAATATTCCAGATTTAGGCCCTCCAGAAGTTGTGGAGAAGTATGTATTAGTAGCTGTTCTTTGTTCCCACCCACAATTGTACGCAAGGCCAACAATGGACCAGGTTGTGAACATGTTGGACGCGGACATACCTGTTCCAACCATACCTGAGAGACCGATTTCTCTCATTGCGGATCTTGATGACATTGAAAGGTCTGTTAGCAGTAGTTTTTCTGGTAATCTGTCCACTGCTGCAGGCTATCAGCCGTACATAATTGAGCGCGAGGCACCCCTAGCAGATAGTGATTCTGTCAAGGACAGATCATTGGATTAA